A portion of the Rhodopseudomonas sp. BAL398 genome contains these proteins:
- a CDS encoding septal ring lytic transglycosylase RlpA family protein encodes MLKTKTSTAGFRARPRTAVALVAATILLSGAATEASAKSKRSHHRHHAHHSWQDANASIGGSSRSFSGMASYYGNESGRRTASGQRFNQSAMTAAHRSLPFGTKLKVSHGGRSVVVTINDRGPFVRGRVLDLSKGAARAIGLTSRGVGMVVAEVM; translated from the coding sequence ATGCTGAAAACCAAGACATCGACGGCGGGATTTCGAGCCCGGCCACGCACCGCGGTTGCTTTGGTCGCCGCAACTATTCTGCTGAGCGGCGCGGCCACTGAAGCTTCGGCGAAGTCCAAGCGGAGCCACCACCGCCATCATGCCCACCACAGCTGGCAGGATGCGAATGCCTCGATCGGCGGATCGTCGCGCAGCTTTTCCGGGATGGCGTCCTATTACGGCAATGAGTCCGGCCGGCGCACCGCGTCGGGCCAGCGTTTCAACCAGAGCGCCATGACGGCCGCACATCGCAGCCTGCCGTTCGGCACCAAGCTCAAGGTCAGCCATGGCGGCCGAAGCGTGGTGGTCACCATCAATGACCGTGGCCCGTTCGTTCGCGGCCGCGTCCTTGATCTGTCGAAAGGCGCGGCGCGCGCCATCGGCCTCACCAGCCGCGGCGTCGGCATGGTGGTCGCGGAAGTGATGTAA
- a CDS encoding F0F1 ATP synthase subunit delta: MAVQDPSVSGVSGRYATALFELARDEKSVDAVMADLDKFSAMLADSADLKRLVRSPVFGAGEQAKALVAVLDKAGIGGISANFLKLLTANRRLFVVADVIRAFRALVANFKGEATADVTVAEKLSDKNLDALKAALKSVTGKDVALNVSIDPAIIGGLVVKLGSRMVDSSLRTKLNSIKHAMKEAG; this comes from the coding sequence GTGGCAGTTCAAGATCCATCGGTTTCTGGCGTTTCCGGTCGCTACGCGACCGCCCTATTCGAACTGGCCCGCGATGAGAAATCAGTCGACGCGGTCATGGCGGATCTCGACAAGTTCAGCGCCATGCTGGCTGACAGCGCCGACCTGAAAAGGCTGGTGCGCAGCCCGGTGTTTGGCGCCGGCGAACAGGCGAAGGCGCTGGTCGCGGTGCTCGACAAGGCCGGCATCGGCGGCATCAGCGCCAATTTCCTCAAGCTTCTCACCGCCAACCGCCGGCTGTTCGTGGTCGCGGATGTGATCCGGGCGTTCCGCGCGCTGGTCGCCAATTTCAAGGGCGAGGCCACGGCCGACGTCACCGTCGCCGAGAAGCTCAGCGACAAGAATCTCGATGCCCTGAAAGCCGCGCTGAAGTCAGTGACCGGCAAGGATGTCGCGCTCAATGTGAGCATCGATCCGGCGATCATTGGCGGGCTTGTCGTCAAGCTCGGCAGCCGCATGGTCGACAGCTCGCTCCGCACCAAACTCAACTCGATCAAGCACGCGATGAAAGAGGCAGGCTGA
- the atpA gene encoding F0F1 ATP synthase subunit alpha codes for MDIRAAEISAILKDQIKNFGQEAEVSEVGQVLSVGDGIARVYGLDNVQAGEMVEFENGTRGMALNLETDNVGIVIFGADREIKEGQTVKRTRSIVDTPVGKGLLGRVVDALGNPIDGKGPIQSTERKRVDVKAPGIIPRKSVNEPMATGLKAIDALIPVGRGQRELIIGDRQTGKTAIALDTILNQKSLNVEGAPEGQKLYCVYVAIGQKRSTVAQFVKVLEEQGALEYSIIVAATASDPAPMQYIAPFTGCTMGEYFRDNGMHAVIIYDDLSKQAVAYRQMSLLLRRPPGREAYPGDVFYLHSRLLERAAKLNDDHGNGSLTALPIIETQANDVSAYIPTNVISITDGQIFLETDLFFQGIRPAVNVGLSVSRVGSAAQTKAMKKVAGKIKGELAQYREMAAFAQFGSDLDASTQRLLNRGARLTELLKQPQFSPLKMEEQVVVIYAGVNGYLDALPVSKVGAFEEGLLSLVRGKEIGILDAIRTSRDLSDDTAAKLKAVVEGYAKTFA; via the coding sequence ATGGACATCCGCGCCGCGGAAATTTCCGCGATCCTCAAGGACCAGATCAAGAATTTCGGCCAGGAGGCTGAGGTCTCCGAAGTCGGACAGGTGCTGTCCGTCGGCGACGGCATTGCCCGCGTCTACGGGCTGGACAACGTCCAGGCCGGCGAGATGGTCGAGTTCGAAAACGGCACCCGCGGCATGGCGCTGAACCTCGAAACCGACAATGTCGGCATCGTGATTTTCGGCGCCGACCGCGAGATCAAGGAAGGCCAGACCGTCAAGCGCACCCGCTCGATCGTCGATACGCCGGTCGGCAAGGGTCTGCTCGGCCGCGTCGTCGACGCGCTCGGCAACCCGATCGACGGCAAGGGGCCGATCCAGTCGACCGAACGCAAGCGCGTCGACGTCAAGGCGCCCGGCATCATTCCGCGCAAATCGGTCAACGAGCCGATGGCGACGGGCCTCAAGGCGATCGACGCCCTGATCCCGGTCGGCCGCGGCCAGCGCGAATTGATCATCGGCGACCGTCAGACCGGCAAGACCGCGATCGCGCTCGACACCATTCTGAACCAGAAGTCGCTCAACGTCGAAGGCGCGCCGGAAGGCCAGAAGCTGTATTGCGTATATGTGGCGATCGGCCAGAAGCGCTCGACCGTCGCCCAGTTCGTCAAGGTGCTCGAAGAGCAGGGCGCGCTGGAATATTCGATCATCGTCGCCGCCACCGCGTCGGATCCGGCGCCGATGCAGTACATCGCGCCGTTCACCGGCTGCACGATGGGCGAATACTTCCGCGACAACGGCATGCACGCCGTCATCATCTATGACGATTTGTCGAAGCAGGCCGTCGCCTATCGCCAGATGTCGCTGCTGCTGCGCCGTCCGCCGGGCCGCGAAGCCTATCCGGGCGACGTGTTCTATCTGCATTCCCGCCTGCTGGAACGCGCCGCCAAGCTCAATGACGACCATGGCAACGGCTCGCTGACGGCGCTGCCGATCATCGAAACCCAGGCCAACGACGTGTCGGCCTATATCCCGACCAACGTGATCTCGATCACCGACGGCCAGATCTTCCTGGAAACCGACCTGTTCTTCCAGGGCATCCGCCCGGCGGTGAACGTCGGCCTGTCGGTGTCGCGCGTCGGCTCCGCCGCGCAGACCAAGGCGATGAAGAAGGTCGCCGGCAAGATCAAGGGCGAGCTCGCGCAGTACCGCGAAATGGCGGCGTTCGCGCAGTTCGGCTCCGATCTCGACGCCTCGACCCAGCGCCTGCTGAACCGCGGCGCGCGCCTGACCGAACTTCTGAAGCAGCCGCAGTTCTCGCCGCTGAAGATGGAAGAGCAGGTCGTGGTGATCTATGCCGGCGTCAACGGCTATCTCGACGCCCTGCCGGTCAGCAAGGTCGGCGCCTTCGAGGAAGGTCTGTTGTCGCTGGTGCGCGGCAAGGAGATCGGCATCCTGGATGCGATCCGCACCAGCCGCGATCTGTCGGACGACACCGCGGCGAAGCTGAAGGCCGTGGTCGAAGGTTACGCCAAGACGTTTGCCTAA
- a CDS encoding F0F1 ATP synthase subunit gamma, producing the protein MASLKDMRVRIASTKATQKITKAMQMVAASKLRRAQMAAEAARPYAEKMDAVISNIASAAAGSPGAPVLLSGTGNDKVHLFLVCTGERGLSGAFNSSIVRLARERALALMNQGKQVKFFCVGRKGYEQLRRTFDKQIIENVELRSVRQLGFVNAEDIAKKVIARFDAGEFDVCTLFYSRFKSVIAQIPTAQQIIPLVVEAPAANAGPATSYEYEPEEDEILASLLPRNLAVQIFRALLENNASFYGAQMSAMDNATRNAGDMIRKQTLIYNRTRQAMITKELIEIISGAEAI; encoded by the coding sequence ATGGCTTCTCTTAAAGACATGCGGGTCCGCATCGCCTCGACCAAGGCGACGCAGAAGATCACCAAGGCGATGCAGATGGTTGCTGCGTCGAAGCTGCGCCGCGCCCAGATGGCGGCGGAAGCGGCCCGGCCCTATGCCGAGAAAATGGATGCGGTGATCTCCAACATCGCCAGCGCCGCGGCCGGTTCGCCCGGCGCGCCAGTGCTGCTGTCCGGCACCGGCAATGACAAGGTGCATCTGTTCCTGGTCTGCACCGGCGAGCGCGGCCTGTCCGGCGCTTTCAACTCCTCGATCGTGCGGCTGGCCCGCGAACGCGCCCTGGCGCTGATGAACCAGGGCAAGCAGGTCAAGTTCTTCTGCGTCGGCCGCAAAGGCTACGAGCAGCTGCGCCGCACCTTCGACAAGCAGATCATCGAGAACGTCGAACTGCGCTCGGTGCGTCAGCTCGGCTTCGTCAATGCCGAGGACATCGCCAAGAAGGTGATCGCCCGCTTCGACGCCGGCGAATTCGACGTCTGCACGCTGTTCTATTCGCGGTTCAAATCGGTGATCGCCCAGATCCCGACCGCGCAGCAGATCATTCCGCTGGTGGTCGAGGCGCCCGCCGCCAATGCCGGCCCCGCCACATCCTACGAATACGAGCCCGAAGAAGACGAGATCCTCGCCTCCCTGCTGCCGCGCAACCTCGCGGTGCAGATCTTCCGCGCGCTTCTGGAAAACAACGCTTCGTTCTACGGCGCGCAAATGAGCGCGATGGACAACGCCACCCGCAACGCCGGCGACATGATCAGGAAGCAGACCCTGATCTACAACCGCACGCGGCAGGCGATGATCACCAAGGAGCTGATCGAGATCATCTCCGGCGCCGAGGCGATCTAA
- the atpD gene encoding F0F1 ATP synthase subunit beta has translation MATPANQTGRITQVIGAVVDVQFEGHLPAILNAIETKNGDNRLVLEVAQHLGESTVRTIAMDTTEGLVRGQEVTDTGSPIMVPVGVGTLGRIMNVIGEPVDEQGPVVNDGLRPIHAEAPLYTDQSTEAEILVTGIKVVDLLAPYAKGGKIGLFGGAGVGKTVLIQELINNVAKAHGGYSVFAGVGERTREGNDLYHEFIESGVNKKGGGEGSKCALVYGQMNEPPGARARVALSGLTVAEHFRDQGQDVLFFIDNIFRFTQAGSEVSALLGRIPSAVGYQPTLATDMGALQERITTTHKGSITSVQAIYVPADDLTDPAPATSFAHLDATTVLNRAISEKGIYPAVDPLDSTSRMLSASIVGEEHYTTARMVQQVLQKYKSLQDIIAILGMDELSEDDKIAVARARKIERFLSQPFFVAEIFTGAPGKFVDLADTIKGFRAICEGKYDHLPEAAFYMVGTIEEAVEKGKKLAAEAA, from the coding sequence ATGGCTACACCCGCCAATCAGACCGGACGTATCACCCAGGTCATCGGCGCCGTCGTCGACGTGCAGTTCGAAGGGCACCTGCCGGCGATTTTGAACGCGATCGAGACCAAGAACGGCGACAACCGCCTGGTGCTCGAAGTCGCGCAGCATCTCGGCGAGAGCACCGTTCGCACCATCGCGATGGACACCACCGAGGGCCTGGTCCGCGGCCAGGAAGTCACCGACACCGGCAGCCCGATCATGGTGCCGGTCGGCGTCGGCACGCTCGGCCGCATCATGAATGTGATCGGCGAGCCGGTCGACGAACAGGGCCCGGTGGTCAATGACGGCCTGCGCCCGATCCACGCTGAAGCGCCGCTCTATACCGATCAATCGACCGAGGCTGAAATTCTGGTCACCGGCATCAAGGTCGTTGACCTGCTGGCGCCCTACGCCAAGGGCGGCAAGATCGGCCTGTTCGGCGGCGCCGGCGTCGGCAAGACCGTGCTGATCCAGGAACTGATCAACAACGTCGCGAAAGCCCATGGCGGCTATTCGGTGTTCGCCGGCGTCGGCGAGCGCACCCGCGAAGGCAACGATCTTTATCACGAATTCATCGAATCCGGCGTCAACAAGAAGGGCGGCGGCGAAGGCTCCAAATGCGCGCTGGTCTATGGCCAGATGAACGAGCCTCCGGGCGCCCGCGCCCGCGTCGCGCTGTCCGGCCTTACCGTCGCCGAGCATTTCCGCGACCAGGGCCAGGACGTGCTGTTCTTCATCGACAACATCTTCCGCTTCACCCAGGCCGGCTCCGAAGTGTCGGCGCTGCTCGGACGTATTCCTTCCGCGGTGGGTTATCAGCCGACGCTGGCGACCGACATGGGCGCGCTGCAGGAGCGCATCACCACCACCCATAAGGGCTCGATCACCTCGGTTCAGGCGATTTACGTCCCGGCCGACGATTTGACCGACCCGGCGCCCGCCACCTCCTTCGCCCATTTGGACGCCACCACGGTGCTCAACCGCGCGATCTCGGAAAAGGGCATCTATCCGGCGGTCGATCCGCTCGACTCGACCTCGCGCATGCTGTCGGCCAGCATCGTCGGCGAGGAGCATTACACCACCGCCCGTATGGTCCAGCAGGTGCTTCAGAAGTACAAGTCGCTGCAGGACATCATCGCCATTCTGGGCATGGATGAATTGTCCGAAGACGACAAGATCGCGGTCGCCCGCGCCCGCAAGATCGAGCGCTTCCTGTCGCAGCCGTTCTTCGTCGCCGAAATCTTCACCGGCGCACCGGGCAAGTTCGTCGATCTCGCCGATACCATCAAGGGCTTCCGCGCGATCTGCGAAGGCAAGTATGACCATCTCCCGGAGGCCGCCTTCTACATGGTCGGCACCATCGAAGAGGCGGTCGAAAAGGGCAAGAAGCTGGCCGCCGAAGCGGCGTAA
- a CDS encoding F0F1 ATP synthase subunit epsilon — MATFHFDLVSPEKLAFSGQVDQVDIPGVEGDFGVLAGHAPVVATIRPGILTVTAGGSKQQIVVLGGLAEVSDSGLTVLADVATSVKDLDAAAFGATISSMEAKLAQQQGTELDRAIERLDHYKSIQHQLMTTAMH, encoded by the coding sequence ATGGCCACCTTCCACTTCGATCTCGTCTCGCCCGAAAAGCTGGCCTTCTCGGGCCAAGTCGATCAGGTCGACATTCCCGGCGTCGAGGGTGATTTCGGCGTGCTCGCCGGCCATGCGCCGGTGGTCGCGACGATCCGGCCGGGAATCCTCACCGTCACTGCGGGCGGCAGCAAGCAGCAGATCGTGGTGCTGGGCGGCCTCGCCGAAGTCTCCGACAGCGGCCTCACCGTGCTGGCCGACGTTGCGACGTCGGTGAAGGATCTCGACGCGGCGGCGTTCGGCGCGACGATTTCCAGCATGGAAGCCAAATTGGCCCAGCAGCAGGGCACCGAACTCGACCGCGCGATCGAGCGGCTGGACCATTACAAGAGCATCCAGCATCAGCTGATGACCACGGCGATGCACTGA
- a CDS encoding RNA pyrophosphohydrolase: MDLINSHRDTGPTTEPRPYRLNVGIALFNAQGLVLIGHRFRDDGPEIVLPGLDWQMPQGGIDPGEEPCVAVMRELWEETGVHNAEHLGETGWLSYDFPPYHGPHHRLGHFGGQRQKWFALRFTGTDSEINPLATRNGQPPEFDAWRWERLDRVADLVVPFRREVYLEVARSFAGFA; this comes from the coding sequence ATGGACCTGATCAACAGCCATCGCGACACTGGACCAACGACGGAGCCGCGGCCGTACCGGCTCAATGTCGGGATCGCGCTGTTCAATGCCCAGGGCCTGGTGCTGATCGGCCATCGATTCAGGGATGACGGGCCGGAAATCGTGCTGCCGGGGCTCGACTGGCAGATGCCGCAGGGCGGCATCGATCCCGGCGAGGAGCCGTGCGTCGCGGTGATGCGGGAATTATGGGAGGAGACCGGCGTCCATAACGCCGAGCATCTCGGCGAAACCGGCTGGCTGAGCTACGACTTCCCGCCCTATCACGGCCCGCATCATCGGCTCGGGCATTTCGGCGGACAGCGCCAGAAATGGTTCGCGCTGCGCTTTACCGGCACCGACAGCGAGATCAATCCGCTCGCCACCCGCAACGGCCAGCCGCCCGAATTCGATGCCTGGCGCTGGGAACGGCTCGACCGCGTCGCCGATCTGGTGGTGCCGTTCCGGCGCGAGGTCTATCTCGAAGTGGCGCGCAGCTTCGCCGGCTTCGCCTGA
- a CDS encoding RNA pyrophosphohydrolase: MARYEDLPYRTCVGMMLINQAGLVFIGRRTGGIEHVDDQHVWQMPQGGVDPGEDNWEAAKRELYEETSVRSVEKLGEVPDWLIYDIPRTVAGRAWKGRYRGQRQKWFAVRFTGHDSEIDVANPGGGHKPEFIAWRWEPMKNLPELIVPFKRPVYERVVQEFSQLAAAV; the protein is encoded by the coding sequence ATGGCGCGCTACGAAGATCTGCCCTATCGAACCTGTGTCGGCATGATGCTGATCAATCAGGCCGGACTGGTGTTCATCGGCCGTCGCACCGGCGGCATCGAACACGTCGACGATCAGCATGTCTGGCAGATGCCGCAAGGCGGCGTCGATCCCGGCGAGGATAATTGGGAGGCCGCCAAACGCGAGCTCTATGAGGAAACCAGCGTCCGCTCGGTCGAAAAGCTGGGCGAGGTCCCGGACTGGCTGATCTACGATATTCCGCGCACCGTCGCCGGCCGCGCCTGGAAGGGCCGCTATCGCGGGCAGCGGCAGAAATGGTTCGCGGTCCGCTTCACCGGCCATGACAGTGAGATCGATGTCGCGAATCCGGGCGGCGGCCATAAGCCGGAATTCATCGCCTGGCGATGGGAGCCGATGAAGAACCTGCCGGAGCTGATCGTGCCGTTCAAGCGCCCGGTCTATGAGCGGGTGGTCCAGGAATTCTCGCAGTTGGCGGCGGCGGTCTGA
- a CDS encoding divergent polysaccharide deacetylase family protein, whose product MTADELSTPLGRKRGRKRRFRLPFTATQAIAAMLGLFLLGFLGFAIFGDDPLGGEPVVRVALQAPAGAEQSATAADAAKSHDKSADKAGHGGHDATAAKADDKADDKADGKTAVPAGQQTVTIIDGSSGARQNVLVPGQSSDPVEPAAAPEAAGINPKLLEKSRYGMIPIAAGGLKPFTAYAAATDAERADAAKVPTVAIVVTGLGIGAAKTNEAIVKLPGAVTLAFTPYGSDPAKLVERARAKRHEVLLQIPMEPFDYPDNDPGPQTLLTSVSSDQNLDRLFWDMSRFQGYVGLANFMGSRFVTEDAAMQPIIAEAAKRGLGYLDDGAAPRSVAQTQALGQAMPFAQADLTIDAVPTAQDIDKALAKLESLAKERGNAVGIASALPISIERIGSWSKSLASRGILLVPLTTAMLKPKSS is encoded by the coding sequence TTGACAGCGGACGAACTGAGCACACCGCTTGGTCGCAAGCGCGGGCGTAAGCGCCGCTTCCGGCTGCCGTTCACCGCGACCCAGGCGATCGCCGCGATGCTCGGCCTGTTCCTGCTCGGTTTTCTCGGCTTTGCGATCTTCGGTGATGATCCGCTGGGCGGCGAACCAGTGGTGCGGGTGGCGCTCCAGGCACCCGCCGGCGCCGAACAATCCGCGACCGCGGCGGACGCCGCCAAATCCCACGACAAGTCCGCGGACAAGGCCGGCCACGGCGGGCACGACGCGACGGCCGCCAAGGCTGATGACAAGGCGGATGACAAGGCTGACGGAAAGACCGCCGTCCCGGCCGGCCAGCAGACCGTCACCATCATCGACGGCAGCAGCGGCGCGCGACAGAACGTGCTCGTCCCGGGCCAATCGTCCGATCCGGTGGAGCCCGCCGCGGCGCCGGAGGCGGCCGGGATCAATCCAAAATTGCTGGAAAAATCCCGCTACGGGATGATCCCGATCGCCGCCGGCGGCCTGAAGCCGTTCACCGCCTATGCGGCCGCGACCGACGCCGAACGCGCCGACGCCGCCAAAGTGCCGACCGTCGCCATCGTGGTAACCGGCCTTGGGATCGGCGCCGCCAAGACCAATGAGGCGATCGTCAAACTGCCGGGTGCGGTGACGCTGGCATTCACCCCCTATGGCTCCGATCCGGCCAAGCTGGTGGAGCGCGCCCGGGCCAAGCGTCATGAAGTGCTGCTGCAGATCCCGATGGAGCCGTTCGATTATCCGGACAACGATCCCGGCCCGCAGACCCTGCTGACCTCGGTGTCGAGCGACCAGAACCTCGACCGCCTGTTCTGGGACATGAGCCGGTTCCAGGGCTATGTCGGCCTGGCCAATTTCATGGGCAGCCGATTCGTCACCGAGGACGCGGCGATGCAGCCGATCATCGCCGAGGCCGCCAAGCGCGGCCTTGGCTATCTGGATGACGGGGCGGCGCCGCGCAGCGTGGCGCAAACTCAGGCGTTGGGGCAGGCGATGCCGTTTGCCCAGGCCGATCTCACCATCGACGCGGTTCCGACCGCGCAAGATATCGACAAGGCTCTGGCCAAGCTCGAAAGCCTGGCCAAGGAACGCGGCAACGCGGTCGGCATCGCCTCGGCGCTGCCGATCTCGATCGAGCGGATTGGCAGCTGGAGCAAATCGCTGGCGAGCCGGGGTATCCTGCTTGTGCCATTGACAACCGCGATGCTGAAACCAAAATCGAGCTAA
- a CDS encoding S41 family peptidase, whose protein sequence is MMRKTSVILLSVATGAALTLLATQPRSVFMGASARAATSDTYRQLNLFGDVFERVRSDYVEKPDDSKLVESAISGMLTGLDPHSSYMDAKSFRDMQVQTRGEFGGLGIEVTMEDGLIKVVSPIDDTPASKAGIMANDIITNLDDEAVQGLTLNQAVEKMRGPVNTKIKLKIVRKGQSDPIEVTLVRDNIRVRSVRAHTEGDDIGYIRITTFNEQTTEGLTREIGNLTKSIGADKVKGWILDLRNNPGGLLEEAVTVSDTFLDRGEIVSTRGRNAEETQRRTAHRGDMIKGKKLMVLINGGSASASEIVAGALQDHKRATLIGTRSFGKGSVQTIIPLGSGNGALRLTTARYFTPSGKSIQAKGITPDIEVLQDVPDEIKSRTDTKGEASLRGHLKAEGDEKTGSQSYVPPDPKNDKALKMAVDLLHGVDVNVNAAPVTGDKAAIDKTDKKIAN, encoded by the coding sequence ATGATGCGCAAGACCTCGGTAATTCTGCTCAGCGTCGCCACCGGCGCCGCGCTAACGCTGCTGGCGACCCAGCCGCGCTCGGTATTCATGGGAGCCAGCGCCCGCGCGGCGACCTCCGATACCTACCGCCAGCTCAATCTGTTCGGCGATGTGTTCGAGCGGGTTCGCAGCGACTATGTCGAGAAGCCCGACGACAGCAAGCTGGTCGAATCCGCCATCAGCGGCATGCTGACCGGTCTCGATCCGCATTCCAGCTACATGGACGCCAAGAGCTTCCGTGACATGCAGGTGCAGACCCGCGGCGAATTCGGCGGCCTCGGCATCGAAGTCACGATGGAAGACGGGCTGATCAAGGTGGTGTCGCCGATCGACGACACGCCGGCGTCGAAGGCCGGCATCATGGCCAACGACATCATCACCAATCTGGACGACGAAGCGGTGCAGGGTCTGACCCTGAATCAGGCCGTCGAGAAGATGCGCGGCCCGGTCAATACCAAGATCAAGTTGAAGATCGTGCGCAAGGGCCAGTCGGATCCGATCGAGGTGACGCTGGTCCGCGACAACATCCGCGTTCGCTCGGTGCGCGCCCACACCGAGGGCGACGACATCGGCTATATCCGCATCACCACTTTCAACGAGCAGACCACCGAAGGCCTGACGCGCGAAATCGGCAATCTGACCAAGTCGATCGGCGCCGACAAGGTGAAGGGCTGGATCCTGGATCTGCGCAACAATCCCGGCGGCTTGCTGGAAGAGGCCGTCACGGTCTCCGACACCTTCCTGGATCGCGGCGAGATCGTCTCGACCCGCGGCCGCAACGCCGAGGAAACCCAGCGTCGCACCGCGCACCGCGGCGATATGATCAAGGGCAAGAAGCTGATGGTGCTGATCAATGGCGGCTCCGCCTCGGCGTCGGAAATCGTCGCCGGCGCGTTGCAGGATCATAAGCGCGCCACGCTGATCGGCACCCGCTCGTTCGGCAAGGGCTCGGTGCAGACCATCATCCCGCTCGGCTCCGGTAATGGCGCGCTGCGGCTGACCACCGCGCGCTACTTCACGCCGTCGGGCAAGTCGATCCAGGCCAAGGGCATCACCCCGGATATCGAGGTGCTGCAGGACGTGCCCGACGAGATCAAGTCGCGCACCGACACCAAGGGTGAAGCCTCGCTGCGCGGCCATCTGAAGGCCGAGGGCGACGAGAAGACCGGCTCGCAATCCTACGTGCCGCCGGACCCCAAGAACGACAAGGCCTTGAAGATGGCCGTCGACCTGCTGCACGGCGTCGACGTCAACGTCAACGCTGCCCCCGTGACCGGCGACAAGGCGGCGATCGACAAGACCGACAAGAAGATCGCCAACTGA
- a CDS encoding murein hydrolase activator EnvC family protein — protein MPSERSPSPKTRAAVPGWPSFALLSASLISIGFAAGPTPAARAQGAPTPPTVDLIRQREQELEAARARQKSAAELQEKLKADIAAIGEDRAKLNQQLIDVAAKVRGVETRIGETEARLLPLDARETQIRASLESRRAEISEVLAALQRAGRRAPPALLVRPEDALQSLRTAMLLGAVVPDMRARADHLVSDLGELISLRKAISAERDQLTADRAKLTTDQLQLASLVEERQRKQRAAEKDMEAERSRAVTLSRQVDNLQDLIAKMELDLKTAAKAAEIASLKGAPAALDGKPNLSALKNPGRLSPAIAFASAKGLLPLPVNGTKLRAFGRPDGVGGVEKGISLASRPGAQVTTPCDGWVVYAGPFRSYGQLLILNAGGGYHVLIAGMERISVNIGQFVLTGEPVATMGSTSQVASILAANASQPVLYIEFRKDGTPIDPGPWWAANEGEKVRG, from the coding sequence ATGCCATCAGAGCGGTCCCCCAGTCCGAAAACGCGCGCCGCCGTTCCCGGCTGGCCGAGCTTCGCGCTGTTGTCCGCCAGCCTGATCTCGATCGGCTTTGCCGCGGGTCCGACGCCGGCCGCGCGCGCGCAAGGCGCGCCGACGCCGCCGACGGTCGATCTGATCAGGCAGCGCGAACAGGAGCTCGAGGCCGCGCGCGCGCGGCAAAAAAGCGCCGCCGAGCTGCAGGAAAAACTCAAGGCCGACATCGCGGCGATCGGCGAAGACCGCGCCAAGCTCAATCAGCAACTGATCGATGTCGCCGCCAAGGTGCGCGGCGTCGAGACCCGAATCGGCGAGACCGAGGCGCGACTGCTGCCGCTCGATGCGCGCGAGACCCAGATCCGCGCCTCGCTGGAATCCCGCCGCGCCGAAATCTCCGAGGTGCTGGCGGCGCTGCAGCGCGCCGGCCGGCGCGCGCCGCCGGCCCTGCTGGTGCGGCCGGAAGATGCGCTGCAATCGCTGCGCACCGCGATGCTGCTCGGCGCCGTGGTGCCGGACATGCGCGCGCGCGCCGATCATCTGGTCAGCGACCTCGGCGAATTGATCTCGTTGCGCAAGGCGATCTCGGCCGAGCGCGATCAGCTCACCGCCGATCGCGCCAAGCTCACCACGGATCAGCTCCAACTCGCGTCGCTGGTCGAAGAGCGGCAGCGCAAGCAGCGCGCCGCCGAAAAGGACATGGAAGCCGAGCGCTCCCGCGCGGTGACGCTGTCGCGCCAGGTCGACAATCTGCAAGACCTGATCGCCAAGATGGAACTGGATCTGAAGACCGCCGCCAAGGCGGCGGAGATCGCAAGTCTGAAAGGCGCGCCGGCCGCGCTCGACGGCAAACCCAATCTCAGCGCCTTGAAGAATCCGGGTCGCCTCAGCCCGGCGATCGCCTTCGCCTCCGCCAAGGGCCTGTTGCCGCTTCCGGTGAACGGGACCAAGCTGCGCGCCTTCGGCAGGCCCGATGGCGTCGGCGGCGTCGAGAAGGGGATCTCGCTGGCCAGCCGCCCCGGCGCGCAGGTCACAACGCCGTGTGATGGCTGGGTGGTTTACGCCGGCCCGTTCCGCAGCTACGGACAACTCTTGATCCTGAATGCCGGTGGCGGGTATCATGTGTTGATCGCCGGGATGGAGCGCATTTCGGTTAATATTGGCCAATTTGTGCTCACGGGGGAGCCGGTGGCGACGATGGGATCGACATCCCAGGTCGCATCGATACTCGCCGCCAACGCGAGTCAGCCCGTGCTCTATATCGAGTTCCGTAAGGACGGCACTCCCATTGATCCAGGCCCATGGTGGGCCGCAAATGAAGGCGAAAAGGTTCGCGGATGA